From a region of the Actinopolymorpha singaporensis genome:
- a CDS encoding SRPBCC family protein, producing MDRSSFRPSPPAPAEVVPDDDRWMLVLVRELRHSPERVWAALTEADRVREWAPFVPDRDLGRTGSATLTMVDGSTSDDLPSTVRRAEPPRLLEYTWGSDLLRWELDAQGAGTLLTLRHSVGDREMVAKVAAGWHLCLDVAEHLLDGEPVGPIRGMEAMDFGWSDVHDAYVRMLKER from the coding sequence ATGGACCGCTCAAGTTTTCGACCGAGCCCACCCGCCCCGGCGGAGGTCGTCCCTGACGACGACCGCTGGATGCTCGTCCTCGTCCGCGAACTCCGCCACTCACCCGAACGTGTGTGGGCGGCGCTGACCGAGGCGGACCGGGTGCGCGAGTGGGCGCCGTTCGTCCCCGACCGCGATCTCGGCCGGACCGGTTCCGCGACACTGACGATGGTCGACGGCTCCACGTCGGACGACCTCCCCTCGACCGTGCGCCGGGCCGAGCCGCCCCGGTTGCTCGAGTACACCTGGGGTTCGGACCTGCTGCGGTGGGAGCTCGACGCCCAGGGAGCGGGCACCCTGCTGACCCTGAGGCACTCGGTGGGCGATCGGGAGATGGTGGCGAAGGTCGCCGCGGGCTGGCACCTGTGCCTCGACGTCGCCGAGCACCTGCTCGACGGGGAGCCCGTGGGCCCGATCCGCGGTATGGAGGCGATGGACTTCGGCTGGAGCGACGTCCACGACGCGTACGTGCGGATGCTGAAGGAACGCTAG
- a CDS encoding DMT family transporter yields MSTTETPDVPSASSASRPSGWLPALAAATTVLLWASAFVAIRHVGAHLSPGALSLGRLLVGSVVLGVVMLARPSPRPAPSMWPRLVVCGVLWFGVYNVALNAAERRVDAGTAAMVVNVGPILIALLAGPFLGERFPAALLLGSAVAFAGVVVIGVATSSGSGADTAGVVLCLVAAVAYAVGVVAQKPLLARLPALQVTWLACVIGTVACLPFGPELVREAAAARPSTLGCVVFLGAFPTAIAFTTWAYALSRTSAGRMGATTYLVPPVAILLGWLLLGEAPASLAFAGGALTLVGVALTRRGTTKRARQAGVAVSTGSVSSADSAAVSSPYDRR; encoded by the coding sequence GTGAGCACGACCGAAACCCCCGATGTCCCGTCCGCGTCATCGGCGTCCCGGCCCTCCGGCTGGTTGCCGGCGCTGGCCGCCGCGACCACCGTGCTGTTGTGGGCCTCGGCGTTCGTGGCGATCCGCCACGTGGGCGCCCACCTTTCGCCCGGAGCGCTGTCGCTCGGGCGGCTGCTCGTCGGCAGCGTGGTGCTGGGCGTGGTGATGCTCGCCCGGCCGTCGCCCCGGCCGGCCCCGTCGATGTGGCCCCGGCTGGTGGTGTGCGGAGTGTTGTGGTTCGGCGTCTACAACGTCGCGCTGAACGCCGCCGAACGCCGGGTCGACGCCGGCACCGCGGCGATGGTGGTCAACGTCGGGCCGATCCTGATCGCCCTGCTGGCCGGGCCCTTTCTCGGCGAGAGGTTCCCGGCCGCACTGCTGCTGGGCAGCGCGGTCGCGTTCGCCGGCGTGGTGGTGATCGGGGTGGCGACGTCCTCGGGGTCGGGTGCGGACACCGCGGGCGTGGTGTTGTGCCTGGTGGCCGCGGTCGCCTACGCAGTGGGGGTGGTGGCGCAGAAGCCACTGCTCGCGCGGCTGCCGGCGTTGCAGGTGACCTGGCTGGCATGCGTCATCGGGACGGTCGCCTGTCTGCCGTTCGGGCCGGAGCTGGTACGCGAGGCGGCCGCGGCCCGGCCGTCCACTCTGGGGTGTGTGGTGTTCCTGGGGGCGTTCCCGACCGCGATCGCGTTCACGACCTGGGCGTACGCGCTGTCGCGGACGAGTGCCGGCCGGATGGGTGCCACGACGTACCTCGTACCGCCGGTGGCGATCCTGCTCGGGTGGCTGCTGCTCGGCGAGGCGCCTGCGTCGCTGGCGTTCGCCGGGGGAGCGCTGACGCTGGTCGGGGTGGCGCTCACCCGGCGGGGGACGACGAAACGGGCCCGTCAGGCAGGCGTGGCGGTGTCGACGGGCTCGGTGTCCTCGGCGGACTCGGCGGCGGTCTCGTCGCCGTACGACCGAAGGTGA
- a CDS encoding ArsR/SmtB family transcription factor, producing MNQTESRVDEAFGALADPTRRRVVELLGARPYRAGDLAREVGTSAPVMSRHLRVLLRAGLVTDERPPDDARARIFSLRADQLAAVSAWLDQVQAHWTEQLGSFRRHVERRSRW from the coding sequence GTGAACCAAACGGAATCGCGGGTGGACGAGGCGTTCGGCGCCCTGGCCGACCCGACCCGCCGCCGCGTCGTCGAGTTGCTCGGCGCCCGGCCCTACCGCGCCGGCGACCTGGCCCGCGAGGTCGGCACGTCCGCACCGGTGATGAGCCGGCACCTGCGCGTCCTGTTGCGGGCCGGCCTGGTGACCGACGAGCGGCCACCCGACGACGCCCGGGCGCGGATCTTCTCGCTGCGTGCCGACCAGCTCGCCGCGGTGTCGGCCTGGCTGGACCAGGTGCAGGCCCACTGGACCGAGCAACTCGGCTCGTTCCGCCGGCACGTCGAACGCCGGAGCCGCTGGTGA
- a CDS encoding VOC family protein, giving the protein MSRTSAQASVEVDVDRFTAFTIFTEELDLWWVRGPINHHDSSRLAELRMEPGVGGRVLEIYDESTGDVLETERITVWEPGARLVLRGSVQDTETDVRFEPTSTGGTRVHVSQYLRPGGDPATVGFGWANMLRTFLAWSLRRDTAPRTPREVGRLGLALYYRDPVAAARWLREVFGLGSWDVDRTPAEGEHAEWVDFHVGDSLVMLFRQEHEDGGADGGAVPGMDGGGPEPRRTRVPWVHVDDLDAHFAHARDHGARIVAGIGSHPFRSYVAEDLEGHQWVFAQARPTMR; this is encoded by the coding sequence GTGAGCCGTACGTCCGCCCAGGCCAGCGTCGAGGTCGACGTCGACCGGTTCACCGCGTTCACGATCTTCACCGAGGAACTCGACCTGTGGTGGGTGCGCGGGCCGATCAACCACCACGACAGTTCCCGGCTCGCCGAGCTGCGGATGGAGCCCGGTGTCGGCGGCCGCGTACTGGAGATCTACGACGAGTCCACCGGAGACGTCCTGGAGACCGAGCGGATCACCGTCTGGGAGCCGGGCGCCCGGCTGGTCCTGCGGGGCAGCGTGCAGGACACCGAGACCGACGTACGGTTCGAGCCGACCTCGACCGGTGGCACCCGGGTCCACGTGTCGCAGTACCTCCGTCCCGGCGGCGACCCGGCGACCGTCGGGTTCGGGTGGGCCAACATGCTGCGCACCTTCCTGGCGTGGAGCCTGCGCCGCGACACCGCGCCGCGTACACCACGCGAGGTCGGCCGGCTGGGACTGGCGCTGTACTACCGAGACCCGGTGGCCGCGGCGCGCTGGCTGCGGGAGGTGTTCGGGCTCGGCTCCTGGGACGTCGACCGCACACCCGCCGAGGGCGAGCACGCAGAGTGGGTCGACTTCCACGTGGGCGACAGCCTGGTGATGCTCTTCCGGCAGGAGCACGAGGACGGCGGTGCGGACGGCGGTGCGGTCCCCGGGATGGACGGTGGCGGACCGGAGCCGCGGCGTACGCGCGTTCCATGGGTGCACGTGGACGACCTGGACGCGCACTTCGCCCACGCCCGCGACCACGGGGCGCGGATCGTCGCCGGGATCGGTTCGCACCCGTTCCGCAGCTACGTCGCCGAGGACCTCGAAGGACACCAGTGGGTCTTCGCGCAGGCCCGGCCGACCATGCGCTGA
- a CDS encoding GAF and ANTAR domain-containing protein, whose protein sequence is MDQRPEPNPPAVDLSGLLGSLQSLLLTGPRLEEFLKQVASLASEVTSPPASCGITIRRDGEAITIATSDDRAALVDQKQYDFGEGPCIATLDTGHILEVKCQATDTTWPKYSAAAAELGVLCSLSLPLKVGDETLGALNFYAFDRPNAFDGDQRARAETFATQASTALALTVRHTEQADLTSQLEQALVSRTYIDQAVGIVMGQQRCDADQAFDILRRHSQNNNRRLRDVATDLINRVSGKPPVPPRPFER, encoded by the coding sequence ATGGATCAGCGCCCGGAGCCCAATCCGCCGGCGGTCGACCTGAGCGGTCTGCTGGGGTCCCTGCAGTCCCTGCTGCTCACCGGCCCACGGCTGGAGGAGTTCCTCAAGCAGGTTGCCTCGCTGGCCTCCGAGGTCACGAGCCCCCCCGCGTCGTGCGGCATCACGATCCGCCGGGACGGCGAGGCGATCACGATCGCCACCAGCGACGACCGCGCCGCCCTGGTCGACCAGAAGCAGTACGACTTCGGCGAGGGCCCGTGCATCGCCACGCTCGACACCGGCCACATCCTCGAGGTGAAATGCCAGGCCACGGACACGACGTGGCCCAAGTACAGCGCCGCCGCGGCCGAGCTCGGCGTCCTGTGTTCCCTGAGCCTGCCGCTGAAAGTGGGCGACGAGACTCTCGGCGCGCTCAACTTCTACGCGTTCGACCGGCCGAACGCTTTCGACGGGGACCAGCGTGCCCGGGCGGAGACGTTCGCCACACAGGCGTCGACGGCGCTGGCGCTCACTGTGCGTCACACCGAGCAGGCCGACCTGACTTCGCAACTGGAGCAGGCGCTGGTCTCCCGTACCTACATCGACCAGGCCGTCGGCATCGTGATGGGCCAGCAGCGTTGCGACGCTGACCAGGCGTTCGACATCCTCCGCAGGCATTCGCAGAACAACAACCGGCGGCTACGGGACGTGGCCACCGACCTCATCAACCGCGTGAGTGGCAAGCCTCCTGTCCCTCCCCGGCCTTTCGAACGCTGA
- a CDS encoding VOC family protein yields MTETKLPTVVPMLAYENASAAIEFLTTAFGFTERFRFTDDDGRITHAELAHGDGTGQGVVMLVDFANGYESPATHVRTCEAARRWMDTPYIVNGVFVQVGDVRAHFDRAKAGGAAMLSEVEDTGHGILYRAADPEGHRWMFSQLSA; encoded by the coding sequence ATGACCGAGACGAAGCTCCCCACCGTGGTTCCGATGCTCGCCTACGAGAACGCGAGTGCGGCGATCGAGTTCCTCACCACCGCGTTCGGCTTCACCGAGCGCTTCCGGTTCACCGACGACGACGGGCGCATCACGCACGCCGAACTCGCCCACGGCGACGGCACCGGTCAGGGTGTCGTCATGCTCGTCGACTTCGCCAACGGGTACGAGAGCCCCGCCACGCACGTGCGGACCTGCGAGGCCGCCAGGCGCTGGATGGACACCCCGTACATCGTGAACGGCGTGTTCGTGCAGGTCGGCGACGTGCGTGCGCACTTCGACCGAGCCAAGGCCGGCGGGGCCGCGATGCTGTCGGAGGTGGAGGACACCGGTCACGGAATCCTCTACCGGGCCGCCGACCCGGAAGGCCACCGCTGGATGTTCAGCCAGCTCAGCGCCTGA
- a CDS encoding GAF domain-containing protein: MTLIANERVRGSLERIAESAAALTGAAYSGIVLVDGESPELAVSHGPHHSTYDSLLLGAESGVLRQVLGSDGPTHVTDVHGLPVPLQRSRESRKAERAGSTPSTPTGGLLGDRILSPECGELCGALVVAAKRSGTFTAEDACAVTVLADAAGATIEQARIAARERRRQQWLSTSATVTSLLLKHVDPKEALREILRGGFRELCGADVSAVMCADPVRPHVPLVIAADGLGLDDIPVTEMSPDSLTGRVLRTGEEIISSDLSAVEGYNPPPVCAKRLAALGPGMLLPLQAGERILGVLQVGWRRGSPQGLSALEQGEQVELVRSFARQAALALLRLHSEEDRDQLLVLRERDRIAGELSGGVIERLSQSQLDLHSALGLARQPEVRSRLRSAVERLEDTVRAMREIVFQTQDETTTDVPSTTWQPVLEEIDSACSAAGLHPRLVLAGHLDRTTLTRWVRAELAAAVRHSLALTPHLSSTSVEVCIEVTVDDLLLTVSDQVGKPAATIDAERMAPLEQCAREHGGRVSVSQTENHTRIEWHLPT; the protein is encoded by the coding sequence GTGACTCTCATCGCGAACGAGCGAGTACGGGGATCCTTGGAGCGGATCGCCGAAAGCGCCGCCGCGCTCACCGGCGCGGCGTATTCGGGCATAGTGCTGGTCGACGGCGAATCGCCCGAACTCGCCGTCTCGCACGGCCCGCACCACTCGACCTACGACTCGCTGTTGCTCGGCGCGGAGTCGGGCGTGCTGCGGCAGGTGCTCGGCAGCGACGGGCCCACGCACGTCACCGACGTCCACGGCCTGCCCGTGCCGCTGCAACGATCGCGGGAAAGTCGGAAGGCCGAACGAGCCGGCAGTACGCCTTCGACGCCGACCGGCGGCCTGCTCGGCGACCGCATCCTTTCTCCGGAGTGCGGTGAATTGTGCGGGGCGCTGGTCGTGGCCGCCAAACGCAGTGGCACCTTCACCGCCGAGGACGCCTGCGCGGTCACCGTCCTCGCCGACGCGGCCGGAGCGACGATCGAACAGGCCCGGATCGCGGCCCGGGAACGACGACGGCAGCAGTGGCTTTCCACCAGCGCCACGGTGACCAGCCTGCTGCTGAAGCACGTCGACCCGAAGGAGGCCCTGCGCGAGATCCTGCGGGGTGGCTTCCGCGAACTGTGCGGTGCCGACGTCTCCGCCGTGATGTGCGCCGATCCGGTCCGGCCGCACGTACCGCTGGTCATCGCCGCGGACGGGCTCGGGCTGGACGACATCCCGGTCACCGAGATGTCACCGGACAGCCTGACCGGGCGAGTGCTTCGTACCGGCGAGGAGATCATCAGCTCCGACCTGTCCGCGGTCGAGGGGTACAACCCCCCGCCCGTGTGCGCCAAGCGGCTCGCCGCGCTCGGACCCGGGATGCTGCTGCCACTGCAGGCCGGTGAACGGATCCTCGGCGTCCTCCAGGTCGGCTGGCGCCGTGGCTCTCCGCAGGGCCTGTCGGCGCTGGAGCAGGGTGAGCAGGTCGAGCTGGTACGCAGCTTCGCCCGTCAAGCCGCGCTTGCGCTGCTGCGGTTGCACTCGGAGGAGGACCGCGACCAGCTGCTGGTGCTACGGGAACGCGACCGCATCGCCGGCGAGCTGAGCGGCGGCGTGATCGAACGCCTGTCCCAGTCGCAGCTGGACCTGCACAGTGCCCTCGGTCTCGCCCGGCAGCCCGAGGTCCGCAGCCGCCTGCGGTCGGCCGTCGAGCGGCTGGAGGACACGGTACGGGCGATGCGTGAGATCGTGTTCCAGACCCAGGACGAGACAACCACGGACGTGCCGTCGACTACTTGGCAGCCGGTGCTGGAAGAGATCGACTCCGCGTGTTCGGCGGCCGGTCTGCATCCCCGGCTGGTGCTCGCCGGCCACCTGGACCGGACGACCCTGACCAGGTGGGTGCGGGCTGAACTCGCCGCTGCGGTTCGGCACTCGCTCGCGCTCACGCCGCATCTGTCGTCGACGTCGGTGGAGGTGTGCATCGAGGTCACGGTTGACGATCTGCTGCTGACCGTCTCCGATCAGGTGGGCAAGCCGGCTGCGACCATCGACGCCGAACGCATGGCCCCGCTGGAACAGTGCGCACGCGAACACGGCGGCCGGGTCTCCGTGTCGCAGACCGAGAACCACACTCGCATCGAATGGCACCTCCCCACCTGA
- the ligD gene encoding non-homologous end-joining DNA ligase — protein sequence MSKSQVLEVAGRKVTITNPDKLVFPAGGHTKLDLVRYYLAVADGALRGIEGRPMILKRFVKGIEQEAFFQKRAPGNRPDWVEVAKLHYASGRSAEEAVVRDAAGLAWAINLGCVDLNPHPVLAEDLDHPDELRIDLDPVPGVEWKQILDVALVAREVLEDHGLTAWPKTSGSRGFHIYARIEPHWTFRDVRLAAETVAREVENRAPDLATSKWWKEERQGVFVDFNQNAKDRTVASAYSVRPTSDARVSTPLRWDEVPGCRPEAFTLSTVLERYAELGDPWEDIGTAHGSLEPLLDLARRLGPAEKPPKGTGRRQQTMPLVEIARAKTREEALEGLERWKARHSTVVGHLHPADILVDGMRGRSSVWYRIRVNLQHVPEAQRPPQEPLEVDYDPWANAPWAQERDSR from the coding sequence ATGTCGAAGTCGCAGGTCCTGGAGGTGGCCGGGCGTAAGGTGACCATCACCAACCCGGACAAGCTCGTCTTCCCTGCCGGCGGCCACACCAAGCTCGACCTGGTGCGCTACTACCTTGCGGTCGCCGACGGAGCCCTGCGCGGTATCGAGGGCCGCCCGATGATCCTGAAGCGGTTCGTCAAGGGGATCGAACAGGAGGCGTTCTTCCAGAAGCGCGCACCCGGCAACCGGCCGGACTGGGTGGAGGTGGCCAAACTCCACTACGCCTCCGGGCGTTCCGCGGAGGAGGCCGTGGTCCGCGACGCGGCCGGGCTGGCGTGGGCGATCAACCTCGGCTGCGTCGACCTCAACCCACACCCCGTGCTGGCGGAGGACCTCGACCACCCCGACGAGCTACGCATCGACCTCGACCCCGTCCCCGGCGTGGAGTGGAAGCAGATCCTCGACGTCGCGCTCGTCGCCCGGGAGGTGCTGGAGGACCACGGGCTCACCGCCTGGCCGAAGACCTCCGGCTCGCGCGGCTTCCACATCTACGCACGGATCGAACCCCACTGGACGTTCCGCGACGTGCGCCTCGCCGCGGAGACCGTCGCTCGTGAGGTGGAGAACCGCGCACCCGACCTTGCCACCAGCAAGTGGTGGAAGGAGGAACGCCAGGGCGTGTTCGTCGACTTCAACCAGAACGCCAAGGACCGCACGGTGGCTTCGGCGTACTCCGTGCGACCCACCTCCGACGCCCGTGTGTCCACGCCGCTGCGGTGGGACGAGGTGCCCGGCTGCCGGCCCGAGGCGTTCACACTGTCGACCGTCCTCGAACGCTACGCAGAACTCGGCGACCCGTGGGAGGACATCGGCACCGCCCACGGTTCCCTGGAACCCCTGCTCGACCTCGCCAGGCGGCTCGGCCCCGCAGAGAAGCCCCCCAAGGGGACCGGCCGGCGGCAACAGACGATGCCGCTGGTCGAAATAGCCCGGGCGAAGACCAGGGAAGAAGCTCTCGAAGGGCTGGAACGCTGGAAGGCCCGTCACTCCACCGTGGTCGGGCATCTGCACCCCGCCGACATCCTGGTCGACGGTATGCGCGGACGAAGCTCGGTCTGGTACCGCATCCGGGTCAACCTCCAGCACGTCCCCGAGGCGCAACGGCCACCGCAGGAACCCCTCGAGGTCGACTACGACCCGTGGGCGAACGCCCCGTGGGCGCAGGAGCGGGACAGCCGGTAG
- a CDS encoding MFS transporter: MTSQSTAPGPRASRREWTGLAVLALPTLLLSLDMSVLYLALPHLSEGLDASATQQLWIMDIYSFMIAGFLVTMGTLGDRIGRRRLLMIGGTAFAVASVLAAYSTSAEMLIATRALLGVAGATLMPSTLSLIGTMFRDQHQRGVAIAVWMTCFMVGMTVGPLVGGVLLQNFWWGSAFLLGVPVMVLLLAMAPALLPEFRDEPAGRIDLASVALALATVLPVVYGLKELAHGGWHAGPALAVVAGLAFGVFFCRRQTRLDDPLLDLELFRSRRFSTALCMNFGGAIVMAGTFLLISQYLQLVAGLSPLRAGLATIPVNVAMAISSMLTPQLARRFRPAVVSAGGFAIAALGLLVVALAAGRYGLVTLLVGFALASVGIAAPSALGVNLIVGAAPPTKAGAASGMSETSGELGVALGVATLGSIAAAFYGAQVSVPAGVPAVAADAARESLPGAVVTAGGLPEPLAAALLGSARDAFTGGLAITAVVGAVVLTAVAVVSGVMFRHLRSYGDETAAESAEDTEPVDTATPA, from the coding sequence GTGACTTCCCAGTCGACCGCACCTGGCCCCCGCGCAAGCCGACGAGAGTGGACCGGGCTGGCCGTGCTGGCATTGCCGACGCTGTTGCTCTCACTCGACATGAGCGTCCTCTACCTCGCCCTTCCCCACCTGAGCGAGGGTCTCGACGCCAGCGCGACCCAGCAACTGTGGATCATGGACATCTACAGCTTCATGATCGCGGGCTTCCTCGTCACGATGGGCACCCTCGGCGACCGGATCGGCCGCCGGCGACTGCTGATGATCGGAGGTACGGCGTTCGCTGTCGCGTCGGTGCTCGCGGCGTACTCCACCTCCGCGGAGATGCTGATCGCCACCCGCGCCCTGCTCGGCGTCGCCGGTGCCACCCTCATGCCGTCGACCCTGTCGCTGATCGGGACGATGTTCCGGGACCAGCACCAGCGGGGCGTGGCGATCGCGGTGTGGATGACGTGCTTCATGGTCGGCATGACCGTCGGGCCGCTGGTCGGCGGCGTACTCCTGCAGAACTTCTGGTGGGGTTCGGCGTTCCTGCTCGGCGTCCCGGTGATGGTGCTCCTGCTGGCCATGGCACCCGCCCTCCTGCCGGAGTTCCGGGACGAGCCGGCCGGCCGCATCGACCTGGCCAGCGTGGCCCTGGCGCTCGCCACGGTGCTCCCGGTGGTGTACGGCCTGAAGGAGCTCGCCCACGGCGGTTGGCACGCGGGGCCCGCACTGGCGGTCGTGGCCGGCCTGGCGTTCGGCGTGTTCTTCTGCCGTCGTCAAACTCGTCTTGACGATCCTCTGCTGGACCTGGAGCTCTTTCGCTCACGCCGGTTCAGCACCGCGCTCTGCATGAACTTCGGCGGCGCGATCGTGATGGCCGGAACGTTCCTGCTGATCAGCCAGTACCTCCAGCTCGTCGCCGGTCTGTCGCCGCTGCGGGCGGGCCTGGCCACCATTCCGGTGAACGTCGCGATGGCGATCAGTTCGATGCTCACCCCGCAGCTGGCCCGCCGGTTCCGCCCGGCGGTCGTCTCGGCGGGCGGGTTCGCGATCGCGGCGCTGGGGCTGCTGGTGGTCGCGCTGGCGGCCGGTCGCTACGGACTGGTCACGTTGCTGGTGGGCTTCGCACTGGCCAGCGTCGGGATCGCCGCGCCGTCCGCGCTGGGGGTCAACCTGATCGTCGGCGCGGCACCACCAACGAAGGCCGGAGCCGCCTCCGGCATGTCGGAGACCAGCGGCGAACTCGGCGTCGCCCTCGGCGTGGCGACGCTCGGCAGCATCGCGGCGGCCTTCTACGGCGCCCAGGTCAGCGTTCCCGCCGGGGTCCCGGCCGTGGCCGCCGACGCGGCGCGGGAGAGCCTCCCCGGCGCAGTGGTCACCGCCGGCGGACTGCCCGAGCCGCTGGCCGCGGCCCTGCTGGGGTCCGCGCGCGATGCGTTCACCGGCGGCCTGGCGATCACCGCGGTCGTCGGCGCGGTGGTCCTCACCGCGGTCGCCGTCGTGTCCGGCGTGATGTTCCGTCACCTTCGGTCGTACGGCGACGAGACCGCCGCCGAGTCCGCCGAGGACACCGAGCCCGTCGACACCGCCACGCCTGCCTGA
- a CDS encoding MOSC domain-containing protein, translating to MEGIGAEEVGVVERVWRYPIKSVGGELLRQADLDARGLVGDRRFAVRDARGKLGSGKSTRRFTRMDGLLQLGSRLAPGTDEPVLLDEDGDPVPDANPFLRSYLNRDDVELAPEGEISHFDELPISVLTTATLDWVRAAVPDVPVDERRFRPNLLVRTPPGCRPFAEDDWVGRQAGIGTVRLTFVRPLERCVMVNLAQGALPHSSEVLRMIAAAHDNCLGVLATVATPGSITVGDPVALHGTNR from the coding sequence GTGGAGGGAATCGGGGCGGAGGAAGTCGGCGTCGTCGAACGCGTCTGGCGGTATCCGATCAAGTCGGTCGGCGGCGAGCTGCTGCGACAGGCGGACCTCGACGCGCGCGGCCTGGTGGGTGACCGCCGGTTCGCGGTCCGCGACGCACGGGGGAAGCTGGGGTCGGGCAAGAGCACCCGGCGGTTCACCAGGATGGACGGCCTGCTTCAGCTGGGCTCGCGGCTGGCTCCGGGCACCGACGAACCCGTCCTTCTCGACGAGGACGGCGACCCCGTACCTGACGCGAACCCGTTCCTGCGCTCCTACCTGAACCGGGACGACGTCGAGCTGGCACCCGAGGGCGAGATCTCGCACTTCGACGAGCTGCCGATCAGCGTCCTCACCACGGCAACGCTGGACTGGGTGCGAGCTGCCGTACCCGACGTGCCCGTGGACGAGCGCCGCTTCCGGCCCAACCTCCTGGTCCGGACCCCGCCAGGCTGCCGGCCGTTCGCCGAGGACGACTGGGTGGGCCGGCAGGCCGGAATCGGCACCGTGCGGCTCACCTTCGTGCGGCCCCTCGAACGCTGCGTCATGGTCAACCTGGCCCAGGGCGCACTCCCGCACTCCTCAGAGGTGCTCCGCATGATCGCGGCCGCGCACGACAACTGCCTGGGCGTGCTCGCCACGGTCGCCACTCCGGGGTCGATCACGGTGGGTGACCCGGTGGCCCTGCACGGGACGAACCGCTGA
- a CDS encoding cytochrome c oxidase assembly protein produces the protein MTGPATAAQAMGKHTMGEHTMGEHTMSGTWLALVPVVAGAVAYGRAAGRLRARGVRWPWRRTAAAAAGLAGLLAILTPVLTLTPLMPPGAHFPVHVVRHLVLAMLAPLLLALSAPVTLALRTLGGDARRLLLALLHSRVVRVVTLAPVVLVLEVGGMYAFYLTPLFAAAGREPALGLLVDVHMLLAGCLLTWYVAGRDPMPRRPSTRTAAVVLLLAAGSHDVLAKLMYAETLPRAAGGAEQVRLGAQVMFYGGDAVEVLLATALLTGWYARVGRRLRAERRRAAAQAPAGSVPAGAAPSGSVLDGSALGGSVLDRSVGSAAAVASDLPAPSAGSGRSASSRVG, from the coding sequence ATGACGGGGCCGGCGACAGCCGCGCAGGCGATGGGCAAGCACACGATGGGCGAGCACACGATGGGCGAGCACACGATGAGCGGGACCTGGCTGGCGCTGGTCCCGGTGGTCGCCGGTGCCGTGGCGTACGGGCGGGCGGCCGGCCGGTTGCGGGCTCGCGGCGTCCGGTGGCCGTGGCGGCGTACGGCAGCGGCCGCAGCCGGCCTGGCGGGCCTGCTCGCCATCCTGACCCCGGTGCTGACGCTGACCCCGCTGATGCCGCCGGGGGCGCACTTCCCGGTGCACGTTGTGCGGCACCTGGTCCTCGCCATGCTCGCGCCGCTGTTGCTGGCGCTGTCCGCCCCGGTGACGCTCGCCCTGCGGACACTCGGCGGAGACGCCCGGCGGTTGCTGCTGGCGCTCCTGCACAGCCGGGTCGTGCGGGTGGTCACCTTGGCGCCGGTCGTGCTCGTACTCGAGGTCGGCGGGATGTACGCGTTCTACCTCACCCCGCTCTTCGCCGCGGCCGGCCGAGAGCCCGCCCTCGGGTTGCTGGTCGACGTACACATGCTGCTGGCCGGATGTCTGCTGACGTGGTATGTCGCGGGGCGCGACCCGATGCCTCGCCGGCCCTCCACCCGCACCGCCGCGGTGGTGCTGCTGCTCGCCGCCGGCAGTCACGACGTACTCGCCAAACTGATGTATGCGGAGACGTTGCCCCGTGCTGCCGGCGGCGCCGAGCAGGTGCGGCTCGGTGCGCAGGTGATGTTCTACGGCGGAGACGCGGTGGAGGTGTTGCTGGCGACGGCGCTGCTCACCGGGTGGTACGCCCGCGTTGGCCGCCGGTTGCGCGCGGAACGGCGGCGGGCGGCCGCTCAGGCGCCTGCGGGTTCGGTTCCCGCCGGCGCGGCACCGAGCGGTTCGGTGCTGGACGGTTCGGCGCTGGGCGGTTCGGTGCTGGATCGTTCGGTCGGCTCCGCCGCGGCCGTGGCCTCGGACCTGCCCGCACCGTCGGCCGGCTCGGGGCGCAGCGCTTCGTCCAGGGTGGGGTAG